The Terriglobales bacterium region TCATGGGCTTGTCGTAGACCGGCAGGAGATGTTTGTTGGTCACCCGCGTCAGGGGATGAAGCCGCGACCCAGTTCCCCCGGCCAGCACGATTCCCTTCATCCGCACCTTTCTTCGGAGCTCGGCAGACCATCCCCGCCTGGGGATGCGCAGCACCTACTGGAACAACACGTGCACCGCGGCCGCACCCAGCGCGAACTGCGTGAAGATCTGGGTCACATCCCGGAGGCCGCGCAAGAAGGCTCCGGGGTTGAAGTTCTGCGGCACGACCACCGTGTCGCCCGGCATGAGCCGCATCTCTTCCAGACTCCTGCCGGTCAGGGGCGCCCATCCCGACTTGGCCACGGTGGCGCCGTTGGCGCGAATCACGAAGATGTGGCCCTTGTCGGCTTGGCGGCTCGGGCCTCCGGCCAGGCGCAGGTAATCGGCGACCGTCTTGCCCGGCCGATAGAGGAAGGAGCCGCTGGTGTAGACGTTGCCGATGACCTCGACCGTCGCCGGGCGGTAGGGGATCAGGAGGCGGTCGCCGTCTTCCAGCACCAGTTCGGGAAGGGCCGCCGTCGTGCCTGCGTCCGGCCGGACCTCCAGGACGATGCGGCCGGTGGCCCTCACGTCTTTCAGACGGCTGGCCAGCCCTTGCTGGCTTTGCAGGCGCTGCTGGGCCAGAGCCACCTGGTTGGGGTCGCTGATGGCGTTGGCGCCCAGCGCGGCTTCGGTCTTGGCAATCGACGCCTCCAGGGCAGCCACGTAGTCGTCGATGCGCCGCTGCTGCTCCACGCGCGTCGATTCCCGGTCCAGCTCCGCCCCGAACAAGTACGCTTGCGGGGTGATCCCGCCCACCCGCTCCACCAGGTGCCGCAGGGTCTCCCCGGGCTGCACCTCGTAGACTCCGGCGCGCGGCAGTTCGCCTTCCAGGCGAACGAACTTGCTCTGCTGCCCGATGGGAACCTGGATGTCAGCCTGGGAGAAGATGGTGACCACGTCTCCGGGCTGCAGGGGCAGGTTCTGGCTGGGATCGCCCTCGATGGCCCGGGCCAGGTTGAAGGGCAGCAGGTGGGAACTCAGGTTGTCGAGGTCGAAGCGCTCGACCACGGCATACTCCCAGTTGATCTCCGATTCCAAGCGCTTGATCTCATTCTTGAGCTCCGCCTGTCCGATGCGAGGCGTGGGCGCCACGGCGGAAGGCTGGGCCGGCGTTGCCATCTCGGAAGGCCGAGCCGGGGGAACGCCCAACTCGTTCTTCTTCTCCCAATACTCGCGAGTGACCAGGGACTCGCGGCTCGGGATCAGGTCGCTCACGCGCATGCCCACACGCCAGGGATAGCGGCCGGGCCGGGCCACGTTCCCGCGCAAGGTGATGGCGTTCTCGAACTTGGGGGTGATCTGCGGAAAGTGGATGATGTCTCCGTCCCGCAAGCCCATGGCCATCCCCTGCGGGGTGAGTGGAAAGCGCTCCTCTTGGCGGACGCGGTGGTCGTCGATGCGCTCCACCACGGCATGGTCGCCCTCCGCGGTGGTGGCCAGCCCGCCGGCGTAGTGGATCACGTCAGCCAGGGTGGTGATGTCCTTCAGCTCGTAGATGGCCGGGTTGTTGACGCTGCCCGCCATAGCCACCAGCGGCCCCACCGCCGGCACGTAGATCACGTCGCCGGGCAGCAGCTTGGCGTCCTTGCTCTTGTCGCCGTTGAGCAGCAGATCGTAGAGATCGAAGGTGGTCACCGTCTGGCCGTTGCGCTTCAGCTCGATGCGGCGCATGGAACCGCGCTTGGCGGGCCCGCCGCACACGAACAGCGCGTCCACCAGCGAGCTCAGAGAGCTGACCGTGTAGCTGCCCGGCCGTCGTACCTGCCCCACCACGAAGATCTGGATGGAGCGGAGCTGGCCCATGGTCACGTCCAGCTCGAAATTCTTGAAGGTGCGCGCGATGGCGGCCTGTAGGTAGTCGTGCAGGTCGGCATAGCGGACGCCGGCGACGTGGATCACCCCCACCTTGGG contains the following coding sequences:
- a CDS encoding SLBB domain-containing protein translates to VQVTPDYILGPGDQLVIRGWGQVDINVHPVVDRSGAIYIPKVGVIHVAGVRYADLHDYLQAAIARTFKNFELDVTMGQLRSIQIFVVGQVRRPGSYTVSSLSSLVDALFVCGGPAKRGSMRRIELKRNGQTVTTFDLYDLLLNGDKSKDAKLLPGDVIYVPAVGPLVAMAGSVNNPAIYELKDITTLADVIHYAGGLATTAEGDHAVVERIDDHRVRQEERFPLTPQGMAMGLRDGDIIHFPQITPKFENAITLRGNVARPGRYPWRVGMRVSDLIPSRESLVTREYWEKKNELGVPPARPSEMATPAQPSAVAPTPRIGQAELKNEIKRLESEINWEYAVVERFDLDNLSSHLLPFNLARAIEGDPSQNLPLQPGDVVTIFSQADIQVPIGQQSKFVRLEGELPRAGVYEVQPGETLRHLVERVGGITPQAYLFGAELDRESTRVEQQRRIDDYVAALEASIAKTEAALGANAISDPNQVALAQQRLQSQQGLASRLKDVRATGRIVLEVRPDAGTTAALPELVLEDGDRLLIPYRPATVEVIGNVYTSGSFLYRPGKTVADYLRLAGGPSRQADKGHIFVIRANGATVAKSGWAPLTGRSLEEMRLMPGDTVVVPQNFNPGAFLRGLRDVTQIFTQFALGAAAVHVLFQ